One genomic region from Arthrobacter pigmenti encodes:
- the chvE gene encoding multiple monosaccharide ABC transporter substrate-binding protein, whose protein sequence is MKKNMLASVAAASALVLSLSACGGSRGGDAGGGADDGSNEGARIGVAMPTQQSERWIADGENVQAQLEELGYEVDLQFANDDIPTQVSQIENMINGGVEALVIASIDGTTLTSVLETAEAQDIPVIAYDRLINGSETVDYYTTFDNFQVGVQQATSLLIGLGVLDENGEETGEEGPFNVELFAGSPDDNNATFFWDGAMETLQPYLDSGVLNVPSGQTEFDQAAILRWLPATAQARMEDLLTVGGGERIDGVLSPYDGLSIGIISALTSGGYSADDLPVVTGQDAEVGSVQSIIAGEQYSTIFKDVRELGERAVLMVDALMKGEEPEVNDTETYDNGEKIVPSYLLESQIVTVDNYEEVLIDSGYYTAEEVQ, encoded by the coding sequence ATGAAGAAGAACATGCTAGCTTCAGTGGCCGCGGCCAGCGCCTTGGTTCTGTCGCTCTCGGCGTGTGGCGGCAGCCGCGGCGGCGATGCCGGCGGCGGAGCCGATGACGGCTCGAACGAGGGTGCGCGGATTGGCGTGGCGATGCCCACGCAGCAGTCCGAACGCTGGATCGCCGACGGCGAGAACGTTCAGGCGCAGCTGGAAGAGCTCGGTTACGAGGTGGATCTCCAGTTCGCGAATGACGACATCCCCACACAGGTGTCCCAGATCGAGAACATGATCAATGGCGGCGTCGAAGCTCTGGTCATCGCGTCCATCGACGGCACCACGTTGACCAGCGTGCTTGAGACTGCCGAGGCACAGGACATTCCGGTGATCGCGTATGACCGGCTGATCAACGGCTCCGAAACCGTTGACTACTACACCACGTTCGACAACTTCCAGGTTGGCGTACAGCAGGCAACCTCACTGCTGATCGGCCTCGGCGTCCTTGACGAGAACGGCGAGGAGACCGGTGAGGAGGGCCCGTTCAACGTCGAGCTCTTCGCCGGAAGCCCGGATGACAACAACGCCACGTTCTTCTGGGACGGCGCGATGGAAACGCTTCAGCCGTACCTGGACAGCGGCGTCCTCAATGTGCCCAGCGGCCAGACCGAATTCGACCAAGCGGCCATTCTCCGCTGGCTGCCCGCCACGGCGCAGGCACGCATGGAGGACCTGCTGACCGTTGGCGGCGGCGAGCGGATCGACGGCGTACTCTCCCCCTATGACGGCCTCTCGATCGGCATCATCTCCGCTCTGACCTCCGGCGGATACTCTGCCGATGACCTCCCGGTTGTCACCGGGCAGGATGCTGAGGTGGGCTCGGTGCAGTCGATCATCGCCGGGGAGCAGTACTCGACGATCTTCAAGGATGTTCGCGAGCTTGGCGAGCGTGCGGTCCTGATGGTTGATGCGCTGATGAAGGGCGAGGAGCCCGAGGTCAACGACACCGAGACCTACGACAACGGCGAGAAGATTGTTCCTTCCTACCTGCTTGAGTCGCAGATCGTGACCGTGGACAACTACGAGGAAGTCCTCATCGACAGCGGCTACTACACCGCTGAAGAGGTTCAGTAG
- a CDS encoding L-ribulose-5-phosphate 4-epimerase produces MSSFSPRETDAINAVRRDVAKLHAELVKYNLVVWTGGNVSGRVPGMDLFVIKPSGVLYEDLTPENQILCDLDGNVMAGTPGSERSPSSDTAAHAYVYRNMPRVGGVVHTHSTYATAWAARGEAIPCVITAMADEFGGAIPVGPFAIIGDDSIGRGIVGTLTGHRSRAVLMQNHGPFTIGKDARDAVKAAVMLEDVARTIHISRQLGDPLPIEQRHIESLFDRYQNVYGQPSPARTGVPS; encoded by the coding sequence ATGAGTTCTTTCAGCCCACGCGAAACAGACGCCATCAACGCCGTTCGCCGCGACGTAGCGAAACTGCACGCAGAACTGGTCAAGTACAACCTCGTGGTGTGGACCGGCGGCAACGTCTCCGGCCGCGTTCCCGGCATGGACCTGTTCGTCATCAAGCCGAGCGGGGTGCTTTACGAGGATCTCACCCCCGAGAACCAGATCCTGTGCGATCTGGACGGCAACGTCATGGCAGGTACCCCTGGCTCGGAACGCTCGCCGTCCAGTGACACAGCCGCGCACGCCTACGTTTACCGGAACATGCCGCGCGTCGGGGGAGTGGTGCACACGCACTCGACCTATGCGACGGCGTGGGCTGCCCGCGGTGAAGCCATCCCGTGCGTCATCACCGCAATGGCGGATGAGTTCGGCGGCGCCATCCCGGTTGGCCCTTTCGCGATCATAGGTGATGATTCCATTGGCCGCGGGATCGTCGGCACCCTCACCGGGCACCGTTCACGGGCGGTGCTGATGCAGAACCACGGTCCCTTCACCATCGGCAAGGACGCGCGCGACGCCGTGAAGGCCGCCGTCATGCTCGAGGACGTAGCCCGTACCATCCACATCTCCCGCCAGCTCGGGGACCCGCTGCCAATTGAGCAGCGCCACATCGAATCCCTCTTTGACCGCTACCAAAATGTGTACGGGCAACCGTCGCCCGCCAGAACCGGAGTACCCTCATGA
- the araA gene encoding L-arabinose isomerase, producing MSLQTTLDHYEIWFLTGSQDLYGEETLRQVADQSQQIVKQLDGLPVKVVWKPTLKDSASIRRMALEANASDNTIGVIAWMHTFSPAKMWIAGLDTLRKPLLHLHTQINVELPWADIDFDFMNLNQAAHGDREFGYIQTRLSVARKTVVGHVSNPAVREQIGAWSRAAAGWAAVHELKVARFGDNMRNVAVTEGDKTEAELRFGVSINTWGVNDLVEVVENQSDSDIDALVAEYEETYDVVPELRRGGNRHESLRYGARQELALKSFLEGGSFGAFTTTFEDLGALRQLPGLAVQRLMAAGYGFGAEGDWKTAVLVRAAKVMGAGLPGGASLMEDYTYHLVPGEEKILGAHMLEICPTLTTSKPTLEVHPLGIGGKEDPVRLVFDTDPGDAVVVAMSDMRDRFRLTANAVEVVPPDAPLPNLPVARAVWKPEPDLATSAAAWLSAGAAHHTVMSTAVGLDVFEDFADIAGTELLRIDSTTTVREFQRELRWNAAYYRLAQKL from the coding sequence ATGAGCCTGCAGACCACCTTGGACCACTACGAGATCTGGTTCCTCACCGGTAGCCAGGACCTCTACGGCGAGGAAACCCTCCGGCAGGTCGCTGACCAGTCCCAGCAGATTGTGAAGCAGCTCGACGGGCTTCCTGTGAAGGTGGTCTGGAAGCCCACCTTGAAAGATTCCGCATCCATCCGCCGGATGGCGCTGGAGGCGAACGCGAGCGACAACACCATCGGCGTTATCGCCTGGATGCACACGTTCAGCCCCGCGAAGATGTGGATCGCGGGCCTCGATACGCTCCGCAAACCGCTGTTGCACCTGCACACCCAGATCAACGTCGAGCTGCCGTGGGCGGACATCGACTTCGACTTCATGAACCTGAACCAGGCCGCCCACGGCGACCGCGAGTTCGGTTACATCCAGACGCGGCTGTCCGTTGCGCGGAAGACCGTTGTCGGGCACGTCTCCAACCCGGCTGTGCGGGAGCAGATCGGCGCCTGGTCGCGGGCCGCCGCCGGCTGGGCTGCGGTCCATGAGCTGAAGGTTGCTCGTTTCGGCGACAATATGCGCAACGTCGCGGTCACCGAAGGGGACAAGACCGAGGCCGAGCTCCGCTTCGGCGTCTCCATCAACACGTGGGGCGTCAACGACCTGGTCGAGGTTGTGGAGAACCAGTCCGACTCCGACATTGACGCCCTCGTTGCAGAGTATGAGGAAACGTACGACGTCGTCCCCGAGCTTCGGCGCGGCGGGAACCGACACGAGTCTCTGCGCTATGGCGCACGGCAGGAACTGGCGCTGAAGTCCTTCCTCGAGGGGGGCTCCTTCGGTGCGTTCACGACGACGTTCGAGGACCTGGGTGCGCTCCGCCAGCTTCCCGGACTCGCGGTGCAGCGCCTCATGGCCGCCGGTTACGGGTTCGGTGCCGAGGGCGACTGGAAGACCGCCGTCCTGGTCCGTGCCGCAAAGGTGATGGGTGCCGGCCTGCCCGGCGGCGCCTCGCTGATGGAGGACTATACGTATCACCTGGTGCCTGGGGAGGAGAAGATCCTCGGCGCGCACATGCTGGAAATCTGCCCCACGCTTACCACGTCCAAGCCGACGCTCGAGGTGCATCCGCTGGGGATCGGCGGCAAGGAGGACCCCGTCCGGCTGGTGTTCGACACCGACCCGGGGGACGCCGTCGTCGTCGCAATGTCCGACATGCGCGACCGCTTCCGCCTGACCGCCAACGCCGTCGAGGTGGTGCCGCCGGATGCGCCGCTGCCCAACCTGCCTGTCGCGCGGGCGGTGTGGAAACCGGAGCCGGACCTCGCGACATCGGCTGCAGCCTGGCTCAGCGCCGGCGCAGCACATCACACCGTGATGAGCACCGCCGTCGGGCTCGATGTTTTCGAGGACTTCGCCGACATCGCCGGCACCGAACTCCTGAGAATCGACAGTACGACGACGGTGCGCGAGTTCCAGCGTGAGCTGCGCTGGAACGCGGCGTACTACCGGTTGGCGCAAAAACTGTAG
- a CDS encoding GyrI-like domain-containing protein: MESYDIKKDRKDLYAPKRGVFEAVDVPEMAFLMVDGHGDPNTAGTYREAVEALYTVSYAVRAVAKKSLERVHTVAPLEGLWSAENLEVFRTREKSAWDWTMMIAQPDWITREIVDEGLSAAQKTQLPALNLVRFERFAEGRSVQTLHVGAYDDEGPVLQCLHEEFLPAQGLVPTGRHHEIYLSDARKVAPEKLKTILRQPVGPAR, translated from the coding sequence GTGGAGTCGTACGACATCAAAAAAGACCGGAAGGACCTCTACGCGCCCAAGCGTGGGGTCTTTGAGGCGGTCGACGTGCCGGAGATGGCGTTTCTCATGGTCGACGGGCATGGTGATCCCAACACCGCCGGCACCTACCGGGAGGCCGTCGAGGCGTTGTATACCGTTTCCTACGCAGTTCGCGCGGTCGCAAAGAAGAGCCTGGAGAGGGTGCACACCGTCGCGCCGCTTGAGGGGCTGTGGTCCGCGGAGAATCTGGAGGTATTCCGCACCCGCGAGAAGAGTGCGTGGGACTGGACCATGATGATCGCCCAGCCTGACTGGATCACCCGCGAAATTGTTGACGAGGGACTGTCCGCCGCGCAGAAGACGCAGTTACCGGCGCTGAACCTGGTTCGCTTCGAGCGCTTCGCGGAAGGTCGCAGCGTGCAGACTCTGCATGTGGGCGCTTACGACGACGAAGGGCCGGTGCTCCAGTGCCTGCACGAGGAGTTCCTGCCTGCGCAGGGTCTTGTGCCGACCGGGCGTCACCACGAGATCTACCTGTCCGACGCACGCAAGGTTGCGCCGGAGAAGCTGAAGACCATCCTGCGCCAGCCCGTCGGGCCAGCTCGGTAG
- a CDS encoding ArsR/SmtB family transcription factor encodes MADIFRALDDETRRVILDELSARDGQTLFEICSVLAMRHGLSLTRQAISQHLAVLESADLVTSEKRGRSKYHYFNPEPLAEITGRWPVRKKTEP; translated from the coding sequence ATGGCCGACATTTTCCGGGCGCTCGACGACGAAACGAGGCGCGTCATCCTCGACGAGTTGTCCGCACGGGATGGCCAGACCCTGTTCGAAATCTGCTCCGTACTTGCCATGCGACATGGCCTGAGCCTGACGCGCCAGGCTATTTCGCAGCACCTCGCCGTACTCGAATCGGCGGACCTGGTCACGTCCGAAAAACGCGGACGTTCCAAGTACCACTACTTCAACCCCGAGCCCCTCGCTGAAATCACCGGCAGGTGGCCCGTCAGAAAGAAGACCGAACCATGA
- a CDS encoding GNAT family N-acetyltransferase, with translation MITIEIDSTVQADVQQLLNEHLTDMFATSPAESVHALDHSALRHPDITFWSAREDSLLLGCGALKRLPRCAGEIKSMRTAEAARGRGVATLILKRIIAEALERGYEQLFLETGTQDFFAPARRLYARYGFVSCPPFADYSEDPHSTFMRLDFS, from the coding sequence GTGATTACCATCGAAATTGACAGCACTGTGCAAGCCGATGTCCAGCAGTTGCTCAATGAGCACCTGACGGACATGTTCGCCACCTCTCCCGCCGAGAGCGTCCACGCGCTGGACCATTCCGCGCTCAGGCACCCGGACATCACCTTCTGGTCCGCAAGGGAGGACTCGCTGCTGCTTGGTTGCGGTGCGTTGAAGCGCCTCCCGCGCTGCGCGGGAGAAATCAAGTCCATGCGCACGGCGGAAGCTGCGCGGGGCCGCGGCGTGGCAACCCTCATTCTCAAGCGGATCATTGCCGAAGCGCTCGAACGGGGCTACGAGCAGCTGTTCCTCGAGACCGGCACGCAGGACTTCTTCGCGCCGGCCAGACGTCTGTATGCACGGTATGGCTTCGTCTCGTGTCCTCCCTTCGCGGACTACTCCGAGGATCCGCACAGCACGTTCATGAGACTGGACTTTTCGTAA
- a CDS encoding GNAT family N-acetyltransferase: MSARSSFPIVELTIPSTMQAPGAPAFEAMVEVRNRVETGILGSGVLSYSAAELLPGFQNPYKPRRLFVAHDGGNVVARAILSWVTAAGSSTSSVTVEVDGAYRRRGIGSTMLDQLEDIVRGAGRPIIQSSVLHTAHTSGPSVAASSGFGSVPATDPGVRFLISRGYRLEQIKRVSFLEVGQDSRELTEHRKNAERIAGPDYELKLWSGATPPEYLTDLARLKTAMSLDDPPAGLKRTVDAWDEARIIKRDQDQTSSGRELLTAAVLHLPSGSLVGFTEISLPADVGGAAAQEDTLVISEHRGFSLGMLLKTTNLQRLGPETKIVYTFNAEENRPMLRVNEALGFRAVGYEGGWEKSIVS; encoded by the coding sequence ATGAGCGCACGCAGTAGCTTCCCCATCGTCGAGCTGACGATCCCTTCCACCATGCAAGCGCCCGGAGCTCCAGCCTTCGAGGCGATGGTTGAAGTGCGCAACCGGGTAGAAACCGGGATACTCGGCAGCGGCGTCCTCTCCTACTCAGCCGCCGAACTCCTCCCGGGTTTCCAGAACCCGTACAAGCCACGCCGCCTGTTCGTGGCGCACGACGGCGGCAACGTCGTTGCCCGCGCAATCCTGTCGTGGGTGACCGCGGCCGGCAGTAGCACCAGCTCAGTGACTGTGGAAGTAGACGGCGCGTACCGCCGTCGGGGAATCGGATCCACGATGCTGGATCAACTCGAGGACATTGTCCGCGGGGCAGGTCGCCCAATTATCCAGAGCTCAGTGCTGCACACCGCCCACACAAGCGGACCGTCGGTAGCAGCCTCAAGTGGATTCGGCAGTGTGCCGGCGACCGATCCCGGAGTGCGTTTCCTGATCAGCCGGGGATACAGGCTGGAGCAAATCAAACGGGTCAGTTTCCTCGAGGTAGGGCAAGATTCGCGCGAACTCACTGAACACCGGAAGAACGCGGAGCGGATCGCGGGGCCGGACTATGAGCTGAAACTATGGAGTGGAGCGACGCCTCCCGAATACCTGACGGATCTCGCTCGCCTGAAAACCGCGATGAGCCTCGATGACCCGCCCGCCGGGCTGAAGCGGACGGTCGATGCCTGGGACGAGGCCCGCATTATCAAGCGGGATCAGGACCAAACCTCAAGCGGGCGCGAACTGCTCACCGCTGCGGTTTTGCATTTGCCATCCGGCAGCCTGGTCGGGTTCACAGAGATCTCGCTGCCGGCCGACGTCGGTGGCGCGGCTGCGCAGGAGGACACCCTGGTGATCTCGGAGCACCGGGGATTCTCGCTGGGCATGCTGCTCAAGACCACAAACCTGCAACGGTTGGGGCCGGAAACGAAGATCGTTTACACCTTCAACGCCGAGGAGAACCGGCCCATGCTCCGCGTCAACGAAGCGCTCGGCTTTCGGGCCGTGGGCTATGAGGGCGGCTGGGAAAAATCCATCGTGAGCTAG
- a CDS encoding LacI family DNA-binding transcriptional regulator — protein MTVNSKPPSSSSGAQTGQRARAANIRDVARAAGVSHQTVSRVINGHHSLRDETRQRVLDAMEALQFRPNRAARSLVTSRSRIIGVLMTNGAYFGPSSTQAAIESAAASAGYLVDTATLTSLDEAAFSEALSRLVDHAVEGLIILAPQETTLQQLQHFSINLPMVTVHSTSPADDHGLSVDQVAGARLATRHLLELGHRDIAHIAGPDGWVESRERIRGFKTEMADWGLTPSRILTGDWTSDSGYRIGQELVAGNPPSAVFSSNDQMSLGLIHAFREAGLRVPEDVSIVGFDDVPDAAHFAPPLTTVRQDFPELGRRCVAHLLAQLGAPAQEEPRTVVPELIVRQSTASH, from the coding sequence GTGACCGTGAACAGTAAGCCGCCGTCGTCGTCGTCGGGTGCGCAGACGGGCCAGCGCGCACGCGCGGCGAACATCCGCGACGTCGCGCGGGCCGCAGGCGTCTCCCACCAGACGGTCTCGCGTGTGATCAACGGCCACCACAGCCTGCGGGACGAAACACGGCAGCGTGTGCTCGACGCCATGGAAGCGCTGCAGTTCCGGCCCAACCGCGCGGCGCGATCGCTGGTGACTAGCCGCTCCCGCATCATCGGCGTCCTGATGACCAACGGCGCGTACTTCGGGCCATCGTCAACCCAGGCGGCGATCGAATCAGCGGCAGCCAGCGCCGGCTACCTTGTGGACACGGCAACGCTCACGTCGCTCGACGAAGCCGCGTTCAGTGAGGCGTTGAGCCGGCTGGTGGATCACGCGGTCGAGGGCCTGATCATCCTGGCACCGCAGGAAACCACGCTGCAGCAGCTGCAGCATTTCTCGATCAACCTGCCGATGGTGACAGTCCATTCCACTTCCCCAGCTGATGATCATGGGCTCTCCGTTGACCAGGTCGCGGGTGCGCGGCTCGCCACCCGACACTTGCTGGAGCTCGGGCACCGGGACATCGCGCACATTGCCGGACCGGACGGGTGGGTTGAATCAAGGGAAAGGATCCGCGGCTTCAAGACCGAAATGGCTGACTGGGGGCTGACGCCGTCGCGGATTCTCACCGGTGACTGGACTTCGGACAGCGGGTACCGGATTGGCCAGGAACTGGTTGCCGGTAACCCGCCGAGCGCCGTCTTCTCCTCCAATGACCAGATGTCGCTCGGCCTGATCCATGCCTTTCGCGAGGCGGGATTGCGGGTGCCGGAGGATGTGAGCATCGTCGGTTTCGATGACGTGCCCGACGCCGCCCACTTCGCCCCGCCGCTGACAACCGTTCGCCAGGACTTCCCCGAGCTCGGCCGCCGCTGCGTGGCGCATCTACTGGCGCAACTGGGCGCGCCGGCCCAGGAAGAACCACGCACTGTGGTGCCGGAGCTGATCGTCCGGCAGTCCACCGCCTCGCACTAG
- the araB gene encoding ribulokinase, translated as MSTLPPGDAQYAIGVDFGTLSGRAVVVRVSDGTELGSAVFDYPHAVMDNTLAATGEKLPPEWALQVPSDYVDVLRNAVPEAVREAGIDPAQVIGIGTDFTACTMVPTTADGTPLNELPGFESRPHAYVKLWKHHAAQGQADRINALAAERKEEWLARYGGLISSEWEFAKGLQLLEEDPELYERMDHWVEAADWIIWQLTGQYTRNACTAGYKGIYQDGQYPSREFLGALNPDFAGFAEEKVEHTIGALGSSAGTLSAEAAAWTGLPEGIAVAVGNVDAHVAAPAAKATTPGQMVAIMGTSTCHVMNSDRLAEVPGMCGVVDGGIVDGLYGYEAGQSGVGDIFAWFVENQVPASDVEAASNAGVSVHEYLTAQAEREPVGGHGLIALDWHSGNRSVLVDHQLSGTVVGLTLSTKAHEVYRALLEATAFGARKIVETFNASGVPVTEFVAAGGLLRNRFLMQTYSDVLRMPISTIGSDQGPALGSAIHAAVAAGAYPDVRAASEAMGSVNRAAYTPDPDRADAYDLLYAEYEQLHDYFGRGSNQVMRRLKELRRAAYSKATVNA; from the coding sequence GTGAGCACACTCCCACCCGGCGACGCGCAGTATGCCATCGGCGTCGACTTTGGCACCCTGTCTGGCCGCGCCGTCGTCGTCCGCGTTTCTGACGGCACGGAACTGGGTTCCGCCGTCTTCGACTATCCCCACGCCGTCATGGACAACACGCTCGCCGCCACCGGTGAGAAGCTACCGCCGGAGTGGGCGCTGCAGGTGCCATCGGACTATGTTGACGTGCTGCGAAATGCCGTTCCGGAAGCGGTAAGGGAAGCGGGCATCGACCCCGCGCAGGTCATCGGCATCGGCACGGACTTCACGGCCTGCACCATGGTCCCGACCACGGCGGACGGCACCCCGCTCAACGAACTGCCCGGCTTCGAATCCAGGCCGCACGCCTATGTGAAGCTCTGGAAGCATCACGCAGCGCAGGGCCAGGCGGACCGCATCAACGCCCTGGCCGCGGAACGCAAGGAAGAGTGGCTGGCACGCTATGGCGGACTGATTTCCAGCGAGTGGGAGTTCGCCAAGGGACTCCAGCTACTCGAAGAGGATCCCGAGCTGTACGAGCGGATGGACCACTGGGTTGAAGCCGCCGACTGGATCATCTGGCAGCTCACCGGCCAGTACACACGCAACGCCTGCACCGCCGGCTACAAGGGCATCTACCAGGACGGACAGTATCCCAGCCGCGAGTTCCTCGGCGCACTCAACCCGGACTTCGCGGGGTTCGCGGAAGAGAAGGTCGAGCACACTATCGGTGCTCTCGGCTCCAGCGCCGGAACGCTGAGCGCAGAAGCCGCCGCGTGGACGGGACTGCCGGAGGGCATCGCCGTCGCCGTCGGAAACGTGGACGCGCACGTAGCCGCACCCGCAGCGAAGGCGACGACGCCGGGACAGATGGTTGCGATCATGGGCACCTCCACCTGCCACGTCATGAACTCGGACAGGCTGGCTGAAGTGCCGGGCATGTGCGGGGTGGTCGACGGCGGCATTGTCGACGGCCTCTACGGTTACGAAGCCGGCCAGTCCGGGGTGGGCGATATTTTCGCATGGTTCGTGGAGAACCAGGTGCCGGCGTCGGACGTTGAAGCCGCCTCGAATGCCGGCGTTTCGGTGCACGAGTACCTCACAGCGCAGGCCGAAAGAGAGCCCGTGGGTGGGCACGGGCTCATCGCCCTGGACTGGCATTCAGGCAACCGCTCGGTGCTGGTGGACCACCAGCTGTCGGGAACCGTTGTCGGGTTGACGCTGTCCACCAAAGCCCATGAGGTGTATCGGGCTCTGCTCGAAGCTACGGCGTTCGGTGCGCGCAAGATCGTTGAGACGTTCAACGCGTCCGGCGTGCCTGTGACCGAGTTCGTGGCGGCCGGCGGCCTGCTCAGGAACAGGTTCCTGATGCAGACCTACAGCGATGTGCTGCGGATGCCCATTTCCACGATCGGCAGCGACCAGGGGCCCGCGTTGGGGTCGGCCATCCACGCCGCCGTCGCTGCAGGCGCCTACCCGGATGTCCGGGCTGCCAGCGAAGCGATGGGGAGCGTGAACCGCGCCGCGTACACCCCGGATCCGGACCGGGCTGATGCTTACGACCTGCTCTACGCCGAGTACGAACAGCTCCACGACTACTTCGGTCGCGGCTCCAATCAGGTCATGCGCAGGCTCAAGGAGCTCCGCCGGGCCGCCTATTCAAAAGCGACGGTCAACGCATGA
- a CDS encoding VOC family protein — translation MKIALTSLFVDDQRAALAFYTDVLGFKKHHDIPLGEDYWLTVVPAESPDGPELLLEPAKHPAVKPYRDALAEDGIPLAQFEVEDIHSEYARLTSAGVVFTQPPVDVGTAVVAVFDDTCGNLIQLLEAKPNKHDDDGR, via the coding sequence ATGAAAATTGCATTGACGAGCCTGTTCGTCGACGATCAGCGGGCTGCCCTCGCCTTCTACACCGACGTATTGGGCTTCAAAAAGCACCATGACATCCCGCTCGGCGAGGATTATTGGCTCACTGTGGTCCCGGCGGAGTCGCCGGACGGTCCAGAATTGCTGCTCGAGCCTGCGAAGCACCCCGCAGTGAAGCCCTACCGGGACGCCCTGGCAGAGGATGGTATCCCGCTGGCTCAGTTCGAGGTGGAGGACATCCATAGCGAATACGCCCGCCTCACCAGCGCGGGGGTCGTGTTCACGCAGCCACCGGTGGACGTCGGCACCGCCGTCGTCGCTGTCTTCGATGACACCTGCGGCAACCTGATCCAACTTCTCGAAGCGAAGCCCAACAAGCACGACGACGACGGCCGCTGA
- the mmsA gene encoding multiple monosaccharide ABC transporter ATP-binding protein — protein MTEHILQMRGITKTFPGVRALDGVNLEVQRGEVHAICGENGAGKSTLMKILSGVYPQGSYDGEIAFEGETAAFRDIKDSEQSGIVIIHQELALSPFLSVAENIFLGNERAKAGVIDWNETNLKASRLLKRVGLRINPVTRAQDIGVGAQQLVEIAKALSKDVKLLILDEPTAALNDEDSAHLLSLVSGLKDEGITSIIISHKLNEIRAIADSVTIIRDGRTIETLSLHDGSVTEDRIIRGMVGRDLTNRYPERTPSIGEEVLRVEDWTVHHPQEHSRVIVDSANLSVRAGEIVGIAGLMGAGRTELAMSIFGRSYGSAISGRLYKDGKEITARSVSEAINHGIAYATEDRKRYGLNLIEDIKRNVSGAALGKLSSFGWVDGRKETVVANDYRRSMNIKAPSVSAVTGKLSGGNQQKVVLSKWMFSDPDVLILDEPTRGIDVGAKYEIYTIINRLAAQGKAIIVISSELPELLGICDRIYTLAEGVITAEVPIAEATPEYLMQHMTKEKD, from the coding sequence ATGACTGAGCACATCCTTCAGATGCGCGGCATCACCAAAACATTCCCCGGCGTCCGGGCCCTGGACGGGGTGAACCTCGAAGTGCAGCGCGGCGAGGTGCATGCCATCTGCGGTGAGAACGGCGCCGGTAAATCAACGCTCATGAAGATCCTGTCCGGTGTCTACCCGCAGGGTTCCTACGACGGCGAGATTGCCTTCGAGGGGGAAACCGCCGCCTTCCGTGACATTAAGGACAGTGAGCAGAGCGGCATTGTGATTATCCATCAGGAACTTGCGCTTTCGCCGTTCCTCTCGGTGGCAGAGAACATTTTCCTGGGCAACGAGCGGGCGAAGGCCGGGGTGATCGACTGGAATGAAACCAACCTCAAAGCGTCCAGGCTCCTCAAAAGGGTTGGCCTGCGCATCAATCCCGTTACCCGCGCACAGGACATCGGTGTTGGCGCCCAGCAGCTGGTGGAGATCGCCAAGGCCCTGTCCAAGGACGTGAAGCTGCTCATCCTCGATGAGCCTACGGCAGCGCTCAACGACGAAGACTCCGCCCACTTACTCTCACTGGTCAGCGGGTTGAAGGATGAGGGCATCACCAGCATCATCATCAGCCATAAGCTCAATGAGATCCGTGCGATCGCGGATTCCGTCACGATCATCCGCGACGGCAGGACGATCGAGACGCTGAGCCTGCATGACGGCTCGGTGACCGAGGACCGGATCATCCGCGGAATGGTGGGACGCGATCTGACCAACCGTTACCCGGAGCGCACACCCTCCATTGGCGAGGAAGTGCTGCGGGTTGAAGACTGGACGGTTCACCACCCCCAGGAGCATTCCCGCGTGATCGTGGACAGTGCGAACCTGAGCGTCCGGGCCGGGGAGATCGTGGGAATCGCCGGCCTGATGGGCGCTGGGCGAACCGAACTGGCCATGAGCATCTTCGGCCGGAGTTACGGTTCGGCCATCTCCGGGCGGCTCTACAAGGACGGCAAGGAGATCACCGCGCGTTCGGTCAGCGAGGCGATCAATCACGGTATTGCCTACGCCACCGAAGACCGGAAGCGGTACGGCCTGAATCTCATCGAGGACATCAAACGGAACGTCTCGGGTGCCGCACTCGGAAAGCTCTCGTCCTTCGGCTGGGTGGACGGGCGGAAGGAAACGGTGGTCGCGAACGATTACCGCCGTTCCATGAACATCAAGGCACCCTCTGTATCCGCCGTCACCGGGAAACTCTCCGGCGGCAACCAGCAGAAGGTGGTGCTCTCCAAGTGGATGTTCTCGGACCCGGACGTCCTCATCCTCGATGAGCCGACACGCGGTATCGACGTCGGCGCCAAGTACGAGATCTACACGATCATCAACCGCCTCGCTGCCCAGGGTAAGGCGATCATCGTCATCTCCTCGGAGCTGCCGGAACTGCTCGGCATCTGCGACCGCATCTACACCCTCGCCGAGGGCGTCATCACGGCAGAGGTCCCTATTGCTGAGGCCACCCCCGAATACCTCATGCAACACATGACCAAGGAAAAGGACTAA